The nucleotide sequence TGTCCAACCCGAAGCTGATACTGCTCGGCGCCGCCGCGCAGGTCGGTATCTTCCTGACCTTTATCGGGGCCATGTACCTCGGTTTCAGCCCTGCGGAATCGGGCGCCATCGGGATTATCGGCGGCGCCGACGGGCCGACGGCCATCTTCCTGTCTGCCAAGCTGGCACCCCACCTGCTCGGGTCGATCGCCATCGCCGCCTACTCCTACATGGCGCTGGTGCCGGTCATCCAGCCGCCGATCATGAAGCTGCTGACCACCCGCGAAGAGCGGCTGATCCGGATGAAGGCGCCGCGGCACGTCTCTCAGCGGGAAAAGATCATCTTCCCCATCGCCGGCTTTTTGATTGCCTGCCTGATCGCGCCCGGCGCGATCGTCCTCGTCGGGATGCTCTTCTTCGGCAACCTCCTGAAAGAGAGCACCAGGACCGAGCGCCTGGCCAATACGGCCAGAAACGCCATGATCGACATCGTGACCATCCTGCTCGGATTTTCCGTGGGCGCGAGCACCCAGGCGCAGACCTTCCTCAATCCCCAGTCCCTCCTGATCTTCGGCCTGGGCGCCCTCTCCTTCTGCATTGCCACGGCGGGCGGCCTGCTCTTCGCCAAGTTCATGAACCTTTTCCTCAAAGACAAGATCAACCCCCTGGTCGGCGCCGCGGGCGTTTCCGCCGTTCCCGACTCGGCGCGGGTGGTACAGATGGTCGGCCAGAAAGAGGACCCACACAATTTTCTACTGATGCACGCCATGGCCCCGAATGTGGCCGGCGTCCTCGGATCAGCCATTGCCGCCGGTATCCTCTGGTCGGTACTGGTCCTTTAGTCCTGTCGCCTTTTGGGGCCGATCAACTGAATTACAAGTCAACCTCGACATATAGGGGCAATTATGAGCAAAAAAGTCAAATTCATGTGTACCGCCTTCAGGGACGGTCTTCAGTCAGCCTACGGCGCCCGCGCCTACACCGAAGACTTCATGCCCGCCGTCGAAGCGGCCCGGAACGCGGGAATCACCTACCTCGAGGCCGGCGGCGGCGCCCGTTTCCAGTCGCTCTATTTCTACTGCAACGAAGACGCCTTC is from Desulfuromonas sp. and encodes:
- a CDS encoding sodium ion-translocating decarboxylase subunit beta — protein: MTAGNLIMIIIGIVFITLAIRKDYEPLLLIPIGFGVIVGNIPPIEGMALSVYDEGSVLSMIYYGVSQGVFPPLIFLGIGAMTDFSTMLSNPKLILLGAAAQVGIFLTFIGAMYLGFSPAESGAIGIIGGADGPTAIFLSAKLAPHLLGSIAIAAYSYMALVPVIQPPIMKLLTTREERLIRMKAPRHVSQREKIIFPIAGFLIACLIAPGAIVLVGMLFFGNLLKESTRTERLANTARNAMIDIVTILLGFSVGASTQAQTFLNPQSLLIFGLGALSFCIATAGGLLFAKFMNLFLKDKINPLVGAAGVSAVPDSARVVQMVGQKEDPHNFLLMHAMAPNVAGVLGSAIAAGILWSVLVL